One Physeter macrocephalus isolate SW-GA chromosome 19, ASM283717v5, whole genome shotgun sequence genomic window carries:
- the TBC1D10A gene encoding TBC1 domain family member 10A isoform X2 — MLNNWDKWMAKKHKKIRLRCQKGIPPSLRGRAWQYLSGGKVKLQQNPGKFDELDMSPGDPKWLDVIERDLHRQFPFHEMFVSRGGHGQQDLFRVLKAYTLYRPEEGYCQAQAPIAAVLLMHMPAEQAFWCLVQICEKYLPGYYSEKLEAIQLDGEILFSLLQKVSPVAHKHLSQQKIDPLLYMTEWFMCAFSRTLPWSSVLRVWDMFFCEGVKIIFRVGLVLLKHALGSPEKLKACQGQYETIERLRSLSPKIMQEAFLVQEVVELPVTERQIEREHLIQLRRWQETRGELQCRSPPRLHGAKAILEAEPGPWPTLQPSPSIRLPPDAPLPGSKGKYKPPKQVQKEQRKQAKASGQRDKPPTPSQAKVAAAAGDACPPQDVPPEDPVYQDSQDSAPQDSAYHCSQESLTSQESEDTYL; from the exons ATGCTCAACAACTGGGACAAGtggatggccaagaagcacaaaAAG ATCCGTCTGCGGTGCCAGAAGGGCATCCCACCTTCTTTGCGGGGCCGTGCTTGGCAATACCTGTCAGGAGGCAAGGTGAAGCTGCAGCAGAACCCTGGAAAGTTTGAC GAGCTGGACATGTCCCCCGGGGACCCCAAGTGGCTGGATGTGATTGAGCGTGACCTGCACCGGCAGTTCCCTTTCCACGAGATGTTTGTGTCCCGGGGGGGCCACGG CCAGCAGGACCTATTCCGTGTGCTGAAGGCCTACACACTGTACCGACCTGAGGAGGGCTACTGCCAGGCCCAGGCGCCCATCGCCGCCGTCCTGCTCATGCACATGCCTGCTGAG CAAGCCTTCTGGTGCCTGGTGCAGATCTGTGAGAAGTACCTGCCTGGCTACTACAGTGAGAAACTG GAGGCCATCCAGCTGGATGGGGAGATCCTCTTCTCACTGCTACAGAAGGTGTCTCCCGTGGCCCACAAGCACCTCAGCCAGCAGAAGATCGACCCGCTGCTCTACATGACAGAGTGGTTCATGTGTGCCTTCTCGCGCACCTTGCCCTGGAGCTCCGTGCTGCGTGTCTGGGACATGTTTTTCTGCGAAG GAGTCAAGATCATCTTCCGGGTGGGGTTGGTGCTGCTGAAGCATGCACTGGGCTCCCCCGAGAAGCTCAAAGCCTGCCAAGGCCAGTACGAGACCATTGAGCGGTTGCGGAGCCTCAGCCCCAAGATCATGCAGGAGGCCTTCCTGGTCCAGGAG GTGGTAGAGTTGCCAGTGACAGAGCGTCAGATAGAGCGTGAGCACCTCATCCAGCTGCGGCGCTGGCAGGAGACCCGGGGTGAGTTGCAGTGCCGCTCTCCACCCAGGCTGCACGGTGCCAAGGCCATCCTGGAGGCAGAGCCAGGCCCGTGGCCCACTCTGCAACCTTCACCGTCCATCCGCCTGCCCCCAGATGCCCCCCTCCCTGGTTCCAAAGGCAAGTACAAGCCACCCAAGCAGGTCCAGAAGGAGCAACGGAAGCAGGCGAAGGCGAGTGGGCAGCGGGACAAGCCCCCGACCCCAAGTCAAGCCAAGGTGGCAGCTGCTGCAGGAGATGCATGTCCCCCACAGGATGTGCCCCCAGAGGACCCGGTCTACCAGGACTCCCAAGACTCAGCTCCCCAGGACTCAGCCTACCACTGCTCCCAGGAGAGCCTGACGTCCCAGGAGAGTGAGGACACCTACTTGTAA
- the CASTOR1 gene encoding cytosolic arginine sensor for mTORC1 subunit 1 isoform X3, translated as MELHILEHRVRVLSLARPGLWLYTHPLIKLLFLPRRSRCKFFSLTETPEDYTLMVDEEGFKELPPSEFLQVAEATWLVLNVSSHSGAAVQAAGVTKIARSVIAPLAEHHVSVLMLSTYQTDFILVREQDLSVVIHTLAQEFDIYREVGGEPVPVARDDSSNGFPRAQHGPSPTVHPIQSPENRFCVLTLDPETLPAIATILIDVLFYSHSPPKEAASGGPGSSSITFFAFSLIEGYISIVMDAETQKKFPSDLLLTSSSGELWRMVRIGGQPLGFDECGIVAQIAGPLAAADISAYYISTFNFDHALVPEDGIGSVIKVLQHRQEGLGS; from the exons ATGGAGCTGCACATCCTAGAGCACCGGGTGCGGGTTCTGAGCCTCGCCCGCCCCGGTCTCTGGCTCTACACCCACCCGCTCATCAAGCTGCTCTTCCTGCCCCGCCGAAGCCG GTGCAAGTTCTTCAGCCTGACGGAGACCCCCGAGGATTACACGCTCATGGTGGACGAGGAGGGCTTCAAag AGCTGCCCCCATCTGAGTTCCTGCAAGTGGCCGAGGCCACGTGGCTGGTGCTGAATGTGTCATCCCACAGTGGCGCAGCAGTGCAGGCTGCTGGGGTCACCAAGATCGCCCGCTCCGTAATTGCACCGCTGGCCGAGCACCACGTGTCAGTGCTGATGCTGTCCACCTACCAGACAGACTTCATCCTG GTGCGAGAGCAGGACCTGTCCGTGGTGATCCACACGCTGGCCCAGGAGTTCGACATTTATCGAGAGGTGGGCGGGGAGCCTGTGCCCGTTGCCAGGGATGATTCCAGCAACGGCTTTCCCCGTGCCCAACATG GGCCCAGCCCCACGGTGCATCCCATCCAGAGCCCAGAGAACCGTTTCTGTGTCCTCACGCTGGACCCTGAGACGCTGCCAGCCATCGCCACCATCCTCATTGATGTCCTCTTCTATTCGCACAG TCCCCCTAAGGAGGCAGCCTCCGGTGGTCCTGGATCCAGCTCCATCACCTTCTTTGCTTTCTCCCTCATTGAGGGCTACATCTCCATTGTCATGGATGCTGAAACGCAGAAAAA GTTCCCCAGTGACCTGCTGCTGACTAGCTCCTCAGGGGAGCTGTGGAGGATGGTGCGCATCGGCGGACAGCCCCTGGGCTTCG ATGAGTGTGGGATTGTGGCCCAGATCGCAGGTCCCCTGGCTGCGGCCGACATCTCCGCCTACTACATCAGTACCTTCAACTTCGACCATGCCCTG GTGCCTGAGGATGGCATCGGCAGTGTCATCAAGGTCCTCCAGCATCGGCAGGAGGGTCTGGGCTCCTGA
- the CASTOR1 gene encoding cytosolic arginine sensor for mTORC1 subunit 1 isoform X2, with protein sequence MELHILEHRVRVLSLARPGLWLYTHPLIKLLFLPRRSRCKFFSLTETPEDYTLMVDEEGFKELPPSEFLQVAEATWLVLNVSSHSGAAVQAAGVTKIARSVIAPLAEHHVSVLMLSTYQTDFILVREQDLSVVIHTLAQEFDIYREVGGEPVPVARDDSSNGFPRAQHAGPSPTVHPIQSPENRFCVLTLDPETLPAIATILIDVLFYSHSPPKEAASGGPGSSSITFFAFSLIEGYISIVMDAETQKKFPSDLLLTSSSGELWRMVRIGGQPLGFDECGIVAQIAGPLAAADISAYYISTFNFDHALVPEDGIGSVIKVLQHRQEGLGS encoded by the exons ATGGAGCTGCACATCCTAGAGCACCGGGTGCGGGTTCTGAGCCTCGCCCGCCCCGGTCTCTGGCTCTACACCCACCCGCTCATCAAGCTGCTCTTCCTGCCCCGCCGAAGCCG GTGCAAGTTCTTCAGCCTGACGGAGACCCCCGAGGATTACACGCTCATGGTGGACGAGGAGGGCTTCAAag AGCTGCCCCCATCTGAGTTCCTGCAAGTGGCCGAGGCCACGTGGCTGGTGCTGAATGTGTCATCCCACAGTGGCGCAGCAGTGCAGGCTGCTGGGGTCACCAAGATCGCCCGCTCCGTAATTGCACCGCTGGCCGAGCACCACGTGTCAGTGCTGATGCTGTCCACCTACCAGACAGACTTCATCCTG GTGCGAGAGCAGGACCTGTCCGTGGTGATCCACACGCTGGCCCAGGAGTTCGACATTTATCGAGAGGTGGGCGGGGAGCCTGTGCCCGTTGCCAGGGATGATTCCAGCAACGGCTTTCCCCGTGCCCAACATG CAGGGCCCAGCCCCACGGTGCATCCCATCCAGAGCCCAGAGAACCGTTTCTGTGTCCTCACGCTGGACCCTGAGACGCTGCCAGCCATCGCCACCATCCTCATTGATGTCCTCTTCTATTCGCACAG TCCCCCTAAGGAGGCAGCCTCCGGTGGTCCTGGATCCAGCTCCATCACCTTCTTTGCTTTCTCCCTCATTGAGGGCTACATCTCCATTGTCATGGATGCTGAAACGCAGAAAAA GTTCCCCAGTGACCTGCTGCTGACTAGCTCCTCAGGGGAGCTGTGGAGGATGGTGCGCATCGGCGGACAGCCCCTGGGCTTCG ATGAGTGTGGGATTGTGGCCCAGATCGCAGGTCCCCTGGCTGCGGCCGACATCTCCGCCTACTACATCAGTACCTTCAACTTCGACCATGCCCTG GTGCCTGAGGATGGCATCGGCAGTGTCATCAAGGTCCTCCAGCATCGGCAGGAGGGTCTGGGCTCCTGA
- the CASTOR1 gene encoding cytosolic arginine sensor for mTORC1 subunit 1 isoform X1: MVRLGLEPTSVWVWSSNLNWEVSIPDRPTPEAPLSPCRHAGLTSRTWGRKTAPVSRPDLTLVEPSKAQTGKLRAGSSPVGPDWACAPCPTELPPSEFLQVAEATWLVLNVSSHSGAAVQAAGVTKIARSVIAPLAEHHVSVLMLSTYQTDFILVREQDLSVVIHTLAQEFDIYREVGGEPVPVARDDSSNGFPRAQHGPSPTVHPIQSPENRFCVLTLDPETLPAIATILIDVLFYSHSPPKEAASGGPGSSSITFFAFSLIEGYISIVMDAETQKKFPSDLLLTSSSGELWRMVRIGGQPLGFDECGIVAQIAGPLAAADISAYYISTFNFDHALVPEDGIGSVIKVLQHRQEGLGS; the protein is encoded by the exons ATGGTGAGGCTGGGATTGGAGCCCACCTCTGTCTGGGTTTGGAGCTCCAATCTTAACTGGGAAGTTTCAATCCCTGACAGGCCAACACCTGAAGCACCTCTCAGTCCTTGCAGACATGCAGGTCTCACGAGCAGAACTTGGGGGAGGAAGACAGCTCCAGTCTCCAGACCTGATCTGACCTTGGTAGAGCCCTCCAAGGctcagacagggaaactgagggcAGGGTCCAGCCCCGTAGGCCCTGACTGGGCATGTGCCCCCTGCCCCACAGAGCTGCCCCCATCTGAGTTCCTGCAAGTGGCCGAGGCCACGTGGCTGGTGCTGAATGTGTCATCCCACAGTGGCGCAGCAGTGCAGGCTGCTGGGGTCACCAAGATCGCCCGCTCCGTAATTGCACCGCTGGCCGAGCACCACGTGTCAGTGCTGATGCTGTCCACCTACCAGACAGACTTCATCCTG GTGCGAGAGCAGGACCTGTCCGTGGTGATCCACACGCTGGCCCAGGAGTTCGACATTTATCGAGAGGTGGGCGGGGAGCCTGTGCCCGTTGCCAGGGATGATTCCAGCAACGGCTTTCCCCGTGCCCAACATG GGCCCAGCCCCACGGTGCATCCCATCCAGAGCCCAGAGAACCGTTTCTGTGTCCTCACGCTGGACCCTGAGACGCTGCCAGCCATCGCCACCATCCTCATTGATGTCCTCTTCTATTCGCACAG TCCCCCTAAGGAGGCAGCCTCCGGTGGTCCTGGATCCAGCTCCATCACCTTCTTTGCTTTCTCCCTCATTGAGGGCTACATCTCCATTGTCATGGATGCTGAAACGCAGAAAAA GTTCCCCAGTGACCTGCTGCTGACTAGCTCCTCAGGGGAGCTGTGGAGGATGGTGCGCATCGGCGGACAGCCCCTGGGCTTCG ATGAGTGTGGGATTGTGGCCCAGATCGCAGGTCCCCTGGCTGCGGCCGACATCTCCGCCTACTACATCAGTACCTTCAACTTCGACCATGCCCTG GTGCCTGAGGATGGCATCGGCAGTGTCATCAAGGTCCTCCAGCATCGGCAGGAGGGTCTGGGCTCCTGA